The following nucleotide sequence is from Salvelinus sp. IW2-2015 linkage group LG26, ASM291031v2, whole genome shotgun sequence.
GATTGATATTGTCTTGACAACGCTGCTGCTGTTGAGCTGGTTGCCATGAGCCATTTCCAGGGTCAGCAAGGCTGGAAAGGGTAAGGGTCAGGTGGTTGTGGTCTTAGAGGCCTGCTGGTACAGCTGGATCTTCTTGGTAATCTTCCTCTCCTTGGTTCACCTGTTTTTGGAACAAGATCTGTACCTGTCTCTCTGAGAGGATGAGGTCAGGGCCAGCCTCTGTTTCCTCCTGATGTGATGTAGCAAAACTAATTTGCATAATGTTTGTGCTATTTTAGGGACAGTTCATAATTTCTATGGGCACCAGTGAGGggggtccaaaataggggagggttgtctcCTATTTTGGACCCCCTCACCCCAGTAAATTATGAACTGTCCCTAAAGATAGCACAAACATATGCAAATTAGTTagtataattaattaattagttaTGGCTTTGTTAcctctttctgtttttctctttccctctgataaccaggtggtgaatcgcatctctgcatgtctggccagacatatcagtgtggatgacggatcaccacctcaagctgaacctcggcaagacggagctgctcttctccggaGGAaggctgcccgttccatgatctcgccatcacggttgacaactccattgtgtcctcctcccaagtgctagaacttggcgtgatcctggacacaccctgtcgttctcaactaacatcaaggcggtgaccgttcctgtaggtttcatgctcttacaacattcgcagagtacgaccctgcctcacgcaggagcgGCGCCGGTCctaaatccaggcacttgtcatctcccgtctgatacgcaactcgctgttggctgggctcccttgcctgtgccattaaacccctacaatatCCGACtgcccgcagcccgtctggtgttcaactttcccaagttatCTTCACGTcccccgctctccgctctctccactggcttccagttgaagctcggcatccgtacaagaccatggtgctttgcctacggagctgtgaggggaacggcactccgtaccttcaggctctgaatcaggccctacacccaacaagggcactgcgttcatccaccctggcatgctcgcctccctacctctgaggaagtacagttcacgctcagcccagtcaaactgttcgctgctctggcaccccaatggtggaacaaactcctcaacgcacgccaggtcagcggagtcaatcacacctccggagacacctgaaaacccacctcctttaaggaatacctaggaaggataaagtaatccttctaccccccccccttaaaagagttagatgcactattgtaaagtggttgttccactgcgatatcataaggtgaatgcaccaatttgtaagtcgctctggataagagcgtctgctaaatgacgttaAATGTAATGTAGCGGCTGTTCTGGGTAGAGCCTTTCACCGATACTGTCTGAGACGAGAGGGCAGCTGTCTTCCTCTAGAGAGGCTGAAGCCCAGGGCCAGCTCTGTCTTTCTTCCTGATGGTGATGTAGCGGCTGTTGCTGGAACAGATCTGTACCTGTCTCTCTGAGAGCTGAAGCCCAGGGCCAGCCTCTGTCTTCCTCCTGATGGTGATGTTAGGCGGCTGTTCTGGAACAGATCTGAACCAGATCTGTACCTGTCTCTCTGAGAGGCTGAAGCCCAGGGCCAGCTCTGTCTTCCTCCTGATGGTGATGTAGCGGCTGTTCTGGAACCAGATCTGTACCTGTCTCTCTGAGAGGCTGAAGCCCAGGGCCAGCTCTGTCTTCCTCCTGATGGTGATGTAGCGGCTGTACTGGCACTCCTTCTCTAGCTCTAGGCGCTGCTGGTATGTGTTCACCACCCTGTACTTTCCTTGCTGGAAAGTCCTGTACTGGATGAATGTACATTGTGTCTGATTCAGTCGTACGAGTTTCTTCTCTCTGAGTACTGCCCAGCAGGTGAGTTGAGTGATGGAAGAGCTCCCGGCCCCAGAGGCAGGATGGATGTCAGATCTGGGGAACCACACGGTGACCACTCCTCCCGTGGAGATGCGAAGTAAGCGGATTTCCCCACTTTCCTGTCGTCTGGGCATGCGGGTCATTCATGCATGTGAAGTCATGATAACCACTGAAATCCGTATATTGCATTAAGTTCTGACTGTTCAGCGTTTGAGTCGGGAATTTGAGTACTTTCCGTGGTCTTTATCCAGCAAGTAACTCACGTACATCTCAATGAATTAACTCCTCTGCGCATGGTAATCCCAAAATTTATAACATCAATTCTTTAGAAATTCCTAGATATCTATCTATGCGACTTGACCTCCTGTAACCTACGACGCACCTGTTGACGCACCTTaccccacttttttttttataaaagaaaAAAACCGAgtgggtggatcagctttaatattgtaaatagatTGTGGRttctatcaatgtaattgtctgcataatttccaatcctgcatgtatatatttatatagagtaccagtcaaaaggttctttatttgtactattttctacattgtagaataatagtgaacacatcaaaactatgaaataacacatagggaatcatgtagtaaccaaaaaagtgttaaacaaatcaacatctattttagattcttcaaagtagccaccctttgcattgatgacagctttgcacactcttggcattctctcaaccagcttcatgaggtagtcacctagaatgcatttcaattaacaggtgtgccttgttaaaagttaatttgaggaaattctttcctttttaatgcgtttgagccaatcagttgtgttgtgacaaggatggggtggtatacagaagatagccctatttggtaaaagacccagTCCATATTTTgtcatgaacagctcaaataagcaaagagaaacgacagtccatatcattaatttaagtaatgaaggtcagtcaatacggaaaactttgaaagtttcttcaagtccagtcgcaaaaaccatcaagcgctatgatgaatttggctctcatgaggttcaccacaggaaaggaagacccagagtcacctctgctgcagaagataagttcattagagttaccagccRcagaaaatgcagcccaaataaatgcttcacagagttcaagtaacagacacatctcaacatcaactgttcagatgaaactgcgtgaatcaggccttcatggtcgaattgctgcaaagaaaccactacttaatgAAAAGAGcgcagagagggctgcctcgcttctagtccttaggaaactttgcagtaattttgtttttttacattgttagcccagaaaatattgtgttattacatacaaccgggaagaactattggatatcagagtggcgtcaacttaccagcactacgaccaggaatacgactttcccaaagcggggtaacccagggcatttgaactgattccagaggccgacctaAAACAACGCcgctggaggagagggagtcgGTTCGGTCTTCTAGTCAGACGTCGGAggcacgcacaccacccaccgcttccgagtatattactcgctaatgtccagtccttAGATAACAAAGTTGACGAAATCAAGGCacgggttgctttccagagagacatcagggattgtaacatactctgtttcacggaaacatggctctctcaggatatgctgtcggagtcggtacagccaccgagATTCTCAGTACATCACACTGACAGGAATAAAAATCTtcctgggaagaagaagggcaggggtgtatgtttcatgattaacgattcatggtgtaattgtaacaacaccTGACCTacaattcctcacaatcaaatgccgactgtattatctcccaagagaattctatTCGTTTATTgccacagccgtgtatatcccccctcaagccaataccaagACAGCCcccaaggaacttcactggactttatgcaaactggaaaccataaacagttgaagtcagaacttttttttattttatttgacctttatttaactaggcaagtcagttaagaacaaattcttatttacaataagggcctaggaacagtgggttaactgccttgttcaggggcagaaggacagagcttgaccttgtcagctaagggattcgatctagcaacctttcggttactggcccaacactctaacaacTAGYCTACCTgccaagtcggaagtttacatacacttaggttggagtcattaaaacttgtttttcaaccactccacaKatttcttgttaacaaactatagttttggcaagtcggttaggacatctactttgtgcatgacacaagtcattttcccaacaattgtttacaggcagattatttaacttataatacactgtatcacaattcctgtgggtcagaagtttacatacactaagatgactgtgcctttaaacagcttggaaaattccagaaaatgatgtcacggctttagaagcttctgataggctaattgacataatttgagttcaGTTTGGAGGTGTatctatggatgtatttcaaggcctaccttcaaactcagtgcctctttgcttgacatcatgggaaaatcaaaagaaatcatccaagacctcaggaaaaaaattgtagaccttcacaagtctggttcatccttgggagcaatttccaaatgcctgaaggtaccccattcatctgtacaaacaatagtacgcaagtatacacaccatgggatcacgcagccgtcataccgctcaggaaggagacgcgttctgtctcctagagatgaacgtactttggtgcgaaaagtgcaaatcaatcccagaaaagcagaggaccttgtgaagacactggaggaaacaggtacaaaattatctatatccaaagtaaaacgagtcctatatcgacataacctgaaaggccgctcagcaaggaagaagccactgctacaaaaccgccataaaaaagccagactacggtttgcaactgcacaaatatcatactttttggagaaaagtcctgtggtctgatgaaacaaaaatagaactgtttggccataatgaccctcgttatgtttggaggaaaaaggaggaggcttgcaagccgaagaacaccatcccaaccgtgaaacacgggttggctgcatcatgctgtgggggtgctttgctgcaggagggactggtgcacttaacaaaatagatggcattatgaggatggaaaattaagtggatatattgaagcaacatctcaagacatcaatcaggaacttaaagcttggtcgcaaatggaacttacgaatggacaatgaccccaagcatacttccaaagtgtcacgtctgctcccgctcttcccctccccctggcgcttgagggcgccagaatgccttgcatcactcactcctgccatccatcacgtacacctgcctttcctcgtcacgcgcatcagcgttattggactcacctggactctcttatcacctgttcatttcctcccctatatgtgtcagttccccagctctgttccccgcttctgcattgattgttttctgtttgctaacgctgtttatgtctcgttccatgtccgttatttattaaatgttactccccgtacctgcttcgtctctccagcgtcatccttgtgacacaaagttgtgtcaaaatggcttaaggacaacaaagtcaaggtattggagtggccatcacaaagtcctgacctcaatcctatagaaaatgtgtgggcagaactgaaaaagcgtgtgcgagcaaggaggcctacaaacctgattcagttacaccagctctgtcaagaggaatgggccaaaattcacccaacttattgtgggaagcttgtggaaggctacccgaaacgtttgacccaagttNNNNNNNNNNNNNNNNNNNNNNNNNNNNNNNNNNNNNNNNNNNNNNNNNNNNNNNNNNNNNNNNNNNNNNNNNNNNNNNNNNNNNNNNNNNNNNNNNNNNNNNNNNNNNNNNNNNNNNNNNNNNNNNNNNNNNNNNNNNNNNNNNNNNNNNNNNNNNNNNNNNNNNNNNNNNNNNNNNNNNNNNNNNNNNNNNNNNNNNNNNNNNNNNNNNNNNNNNNNNNNNNNNNNNNNNNNNNNNNNNNNNNNNNNNNNNNNNNNNNNNNNNNNNNNNNNNNNNNNNNNNNNNNNNNNNNNNNNNNNNNNNNNNNNNNNNNNNNNNNNNNNNNNNNNNNNNNNNNNNNNNNNNNNNNNNNNNNNNNNNNNNNNNNNNNNNNNNNNNNNNNNNNNNNNNNNNNNNNNNNNNNNNNNNNNNNNNNNNNNNNNNNNNNNNNNNNNNNNNNNNNNNNNNNNNNNNNNNNNNNNNNNNNNNNNNNNNNNNNNNNNNNNNNNNNNNNNNNNNNNNNNNNNNNNNNNNNNNNNNNNNNNNNNNNNNNNNNNNNNNNNNNNNNNNNNNNNNNNNNNNNNNNNNNNNNNNNNNNNNNNNNNNNNNNNNNNNNNNNNNNNNNNNNNNNNNNNNNNNNNNNNNNNNNNNNNNNNNNNNNNNNNNNNNNNNNNNNNNNNNNNNNNNNNNNNNNNNNNNNNNNNNNNNNNNNNNNNNNNNNNNNNNNNNNNNNNNNNNNNNNNNNNNNNNNNNNNNNNNNNNNNNNNNNNNNNNNNNNNNNNNNNNNNNNNNNNNNNNNNNNNNNNNNNNNNNNNNNNNNNNNNNNNNNNNNNNNNNNNNNNNNNNNNNNNNNNNNNNNNNNNNNNNNNNNNNNNNNNNNNNNNNNNNNNNNNNNNNNNNNNNNNNNNNNNNNNNNNNNNNNNNNNNNNNNNNNNNNNNNNNNNNNNNNNNNNNNNNNNNNNNNNNNNNNNNNNNNNNNNNNNNNNNNNNNNNNNNNNNNNNNNNNNNNNNNNNNNNNNNNNNNNNNNNNNNNNNNNNNNNNNNNNNNNNNNNNNNNNNNNNNNNNNNNNNNNNNNNNNNNNNNNNNNNNNNNNNNNNNNNNNNNNNNNNNNNNNNNNNNNNNNNNNNNNNNNNNNNNNNNNNNNNNNNNNNNNNNNNNNNNNNNNNNNNNNNNNNNNNNNNNNNNNNNNNNNNNNNNNNNNNNNNNNNNNNNNNNNNNNNNNNNNNNNNNNNNNNNNNNNNNNNNNNNNNNNNNNNNNNNNNNNNNNNNNNNNNNNNNNNNNNNNNNNNNNNNNNNNNNNNNNNNNNNNNNNNNNNNNNNNNNNNNNNNNNNNNNNNNNNNNNNNNNNNNNNNNNNNNNNNNNNNNNNNNNNNNNNNNNNNNNNNNNNNNNNNNNNNNNNNNNNNNNNNNNNNNNNNNNNNNNNNNNNNNNNNNNNNNNNNNNNNNNNNNNNNNNNNNNNNNNNNNNNNNNNNNNNNNNNNNNNNNNNNNNNNNNNNNNNNNNNNNNNNNNNNNNNNNNNNNNNNNNNNNNNNNNNNNNNNNNNNNNNNNNNNNNNNNNNNNNNNNNNNNNNNNNNNNNNNNNNNNNNNNNNNNNNNNNNNNNNNNNNNNNNNNNNNNNNNNNNNNNNNNNNNNNNNNNNNNNNNNNNNNNNNNNNNNNNNNNNNNNNNNNNNNNNNNNNNNNNNNNNNNNNNNNNNNNNNNNNNNNNNNNNNNNNNNNNNNNNNNNNNNNNNNNNNNNNNNNNNNNNNNNNNNNNNNNNNNNNNNNNNNNNNNNNNNNNNNNNNNNNNNNNNNNNNNNNNNNNNNNNNNNNNNNNNNNNNNNNNNNNNNNNNNNNNNNNNNNNNNNNNNNNNNNNNNNNNNNNNNNNNNNNNNNNNNNNNNNNNNNNNNNNNNNNNNNNNNNNNNNNNNNNNNNNNNNNNNNNNNNNNNNNNNNNNNNNNNNNNNNNNNNNNNNNNNNNNNNNNNNNNNNNNNNNNNNNNNNNNNNNNNNNNNNNNNNNNNNNNNNNNNNNNNNNNNNNNNNNNNNNNNacaaaagagagagatgggcagCTCTGTCTTCTCCTGATGGTGATGTGCGGCTGTTCTGGAACAGATCTGTACCTGTCTCTCTGAGAGGCTGAAGCCCAGGGCAGCTCTGTCTTCCTCCTGATGGTGGATGTAGCGGCTGTACTGGCACTCTTCTCTAGCTCTAGGCGCTGCTGGTATGTGTTCACCACCTGTACTTTCCTTGCTGGAAGTCCTGTATGATGAATGTACATTGTGTCTGATTCAGTCGTACGAGTTTCTTCTCTCTGAGTAGTGCCAGCAGGTGAGTTGAGTGATGGAAGAGCTCCGGCCCAGAGCAGGAATGGATGTCAGATCTGGGGAACCACACGGTGACCACTCTCCCGTGGAGATGCGAAGTAAGCGGATTTCCCACTTTCCTGTCGTCTGGGCTATGCGGGTCATTCATGCATGTGAAGTCATGATAACCACTGAATCGTTAATTGCATTAAGTTCTGACTGTTCAGCGTTTGAGTCGGGAATTTGAGTACTTTCCGTGTGGTCTTTTCCAGCAAGTACTCACGTAATCTCATGAATTACTCCTCTGCGCATGGTAATCCCAAAATTTATAACATAATTCTTTAGAAATTCCTAGATATCTATCTATGCGACTTGACTCCTGTAACTACGACGCACCTGTTGACGCACCTTaccccacttttttttttataaaagaaaAAAACCGAgtgggtggatcagctttaataatTGTAAATAGATTGTGGTTTCTATCAAtgtattgtctgcataatttccaatcctgcatgtatatatttaatatgagtaccagtcaaaggttctttatttgtatattttctacattgtagaataatagtgaacacatcaaaactatgaaataacacatagggaattatgtgtaaccaaaaaggtgttaacaCAAATCAAcatctattttagattcttcaaagtagccaccctttgcattgatgacagctttgcacatcttgggcattctctcaaccagcttcatgaggtagtcacctagaatgcatttcaattaacaggtgtgccttgttaaaagttaatttgaggaaattctttcctttttaatgcgtttgagccaatcagttgtgtttgtgacaaGGATGGGGTGGTATAAgcgaagatagccctatttggtaaaagacccagTCCATATTTTGTCATGAACAGATCAAGAAGCAAAGAGAACGACAGTCCATATCATTAATTTAagtatgaaggtcagtcaatacggaaaactttgaaagtttcttcaagtccagtcgcaaaaaacatcaagcgctatgatgattTGGCTCTCATGAGGTTCACACAGGAAGGAAAgaccagagtcacctctgctggcagaagataagttcattagagttacagcctcagaaaatgcagccaaataaatgcttcaagagTTCAGTAACAGAACatcttcaacatcaactgttcagatgaaactgcgtgaatcaggccttcatggtcgaattgctgcaaagaaaccactacttaatgAAAAGCGCGCAGAGAGggtgcctcgcttctagtccttaggaaactttgcagtaattttgtttttttacattgttcgccagaaaatatttgtgttattacatacaacgggaagaactattggatatcagagtggcgtcaacttaccagcactacgaccaggaatacgactttcccaaagcgggtaacccagggcatttgaactgattccagaggccacCTAAACACGCcgctggaggagagggagtcgGTTTCGGTCTTCTAGTCAGACGTCGGACGGCAGCacccacccaccgcttccgagtatattactcgctaatgtccagtccttAGATAACAAAGTTGAAAATCAAGGCCGGGTtgcttccagagagacatcagggattgtaacatactctgtttcacggaaacatggctctctcaggatatgctgtcggagtcggtacagccaccgagATTCTCAGTACATCACACTGACAGGAATAAAATCTtcctgggaagaagaagggcaggggtgtatgtttcatgattaacgattcatggtgtaattgtaacaacaccTGACCTACAATTCTCACAATCAATGCCGACTGTATTATCTCCAAGAGAATTCTATTCGTTTATTgccacagccgtgtatatccccctcaGCAATACCAAGACAGCcccaaggaacttcactggactttatgcaaactggaaaccataaacagttgaagtcagaacttttttttattttatttgacctttatttaactaggcaagtcagttaagaacaaattcttatttaaataagggctaggaacagtgggttaactgccttgttcaggggcagaaggacagagcttgaccttgtcagctaaggattcgatctagcaacctttgtactggcccaacactctaacaactaggctacctgccaagtggaagtttacatacacttaggttggagtcattaaacttgtttttcaaccatccacaaatttcttgttaacaaactatagtttggcaagtcggttaggacatctactttgtgcatgacaacagtcattttccaacaattgtttacaggcagattatttaacttataatacactgtatcacaattcctgtgggtcagaagtttacatacactaagatgactgtgcctttaaacagcttggaaaattccagaaatgatgtcacggctttagaagcttctgataggctaattgacataatttgagtcagttggaggtgtatctatggatgtatttcaaggctaccttcaaatcagtgcctctttgcttgacatcatgggaaaatcaaagaaatcatccaagacctcaggaaaaaaattgtagaccttcacaagtctggttcatccttgggagcaatttccaatgcctgaaggtaccccattcatctgtacaacaatagtacgcaagtatacaacacatgggatcacgcagccgtcataccgctcaggaaggagacgcgttctgtctcctagagatgaacgtactttggtgcgaaagtgcaaatcaatcccagaaaagcagaggaccttgtgaagacactggaggaaacaggtacaaaattatctatatccaaagtaaaacgagtcctatatcgacataacctgaaaggccgctcagcaaggaagaagccactgctacaaaaccgccataaaaagccagactacggtttgcaactgcacaaatatcatactttttggagaaaagtcctgtggtctgatgaaacaaaaatagaactgtttggccataatgacctcgttatgtttggaggaaaaaggaggaggcttgcaagccgaagaacaccatcaaccGTGAAACGggttggctgcatcatgctgtgggggtgctttgctgcaggagggactggtgcacttaacaatagatggcattatgaggatggaaaattaagtggatatattgaagcaacatctcaaactcAATCAGGAACTtaagcttggtcgaaaatggaacttacgaatggacaatgacccaagcatacttccaaagtgtcacgtctgctcccgctcttccctccccctggcgcttgagggcgccagaatgccttgcatactcactcctgccatccatcacgtacacctgcctttcctcgtcacgcgcatcagcgttattggactcacctggactctcttatcacctgttatttctccctatatgtgtcagttccccagctctgttcccgcttctgcattgattgttttctgtttgctaacgctgtttatgtctcgttccatgtccgttatttattaaatgttactccccgtacctgcttcgtctctccagcgtcatccttgtgacagaatgcagaagccatcacacgaagcatcggggagtactgggTTCTGGTTGGTATAGTGGCATCGGCTCTGGtcaccaccgatggaaccgggggtgcctagcctgCTCGTCGGCTTCCACGCCTAGCAGGCTCGAGAGGTTTCTTGCCCGATTGCTGGATGGCGCCCATCCACGTCGGGctcagctggatcgtcagttCTTGTCTGCCCAGCCGGTCcggagttttttgtttgtttgtttttttgtttgtggtGACGTCGGGGGTGGATTCTGCCGCCGATGGAacggggtgcctaagccagcccgtcgAGCTTTCATgcctggctggctcgagaggtttcattGCCTCGGTTGCTCGGtggcttcccatcccacgtcacactccaccggatcatcgggtttcctcagcgggatcgacaggcgtcttgactcagccggatcgtcaggctcccatgcctcagccggctcgcaggctctcacgctcctgccggttcgtcgggcttcacgcctcaaccggcttgcccaggcccatgtctcggccggttcgccaggtgggacgccgggtggcgccctaggggggggtactgtcacgtctgctcccgctcttcctccccctggcgcttgagggcgccagaatgcttgcatcactcactcctgccatccatccgtacacctgcctttctcgtcacgcgcatcagcgttattggactcacctggactctcttatcacctgttcatttcctcctatatgtgtcagttccccagctttGTTCCCgtttctgcattgattgttttctgtttgctaacgctgtttatgtctcgttccatgtccgttatttattaaatgttactccccgtacctgc
It contains:
- the LOC139023078 gene encoding homeobox protein CDX-1-like; this translates as MTRMPRRQESGEIRLLRISTGGVVTVWFPRSDIHPASGAGSSSITQLTCWAVLREKKLVRLNQTQCTFIQYRTFQQGKYRVVNTYQQRLELEKECQYSRYITIRRKTELALGFSLSERQVQIWFQNSRYITIRRKTELALGFSLSERQVQIWFRSVPEQPPNITIRRKTEAGPGLQLSERQVQICSSNSRYITIRKKDRAGPGLQPL